The Paenibacillus sp. RUD330 genome has a segment encoding these proteins:
- a CDS encoding alpha/beta hydrolase family protein: MPLAQIEFFSETLSLSSSFTAVLPQRVSSIGTKGVLEQGPPYPVLYLLHGATDNHTNWQRFTSIERYAQEKGIAVIMPSVHLSFYSDQKMGLPYFAFLSEELPAVAGSLFRLSDRREDTFAAGLSMGGYGAFKLGIRCPERFAAVASLSGSLSQRTRLTGESPIASAAVLRMAMLTFGSAEEYDGSPDDLAHVLEQHLAAGARLPRFYQGCGTSDFNIGLNRDFRRQFEGRIDLTYVETADAGHEWSYWDAAIRDVLDWLPLRR; the protein is encoded by the coding sequence ATGCCGCTGGCCCAAATCGAATTTTTCTCCGAAACGCTGAGCTTATCCAGCTCATTCACCGCTGTCCTTCCGCAGCGCGTTTCGTCGATCGGGACGAAGGGCGTGCTGGAGCAGGGCCCTCCCTATCCCGTGCTCTATCTGCTGCATGGAGCGACGGACAACCATACGAACTGGCAGCGGTTCACCTCGATCGAGCGTTACGCGCAGGAGAAGGGCATTGCCGTCATCATGCCTTCGGTCCATTTGAGCTTTTATTCCGACCAGAAAATGGGACTGCCTTATTTTGCTTTCCTGTCCGAGGAGCTGCCGGCAGTGGCGGGCAGCCTTTTCCGCCTGTCGGACCGGAGGGAGGATACGTTCGCTGCCGGCTTGTCGATGGGCGGATACGGCGCCTTCAAGCTCGGCATCCGTTGTCCGGAGCGGTTCGCCGCCGTGGCGAGTCTGTCCGGCAGCCTCAGCCAGCGGACACGGCTCACCGGGGAGTCGCCGATCGCCAGCGCAGCTGTGCTGCGGATGGCGATGCTGACGTTCGGCTCGGCGGAGGAGTACGACGGCAGTCCGGACGACTTGGCCCATGTGCTGGAACAGCATCTGGCTGCGGGGGCGCGGTTGCCGAGGTTTTACCAAGGCTGCGGGACGAGCGACTTCAATATCGGGCTGAACCGCGATTTCCGCCGCCAGTTCGAGGGCCGCATCGATCTGACCTATGTGGAGACGGCGGATGCCGGCCATGAATGGAGCTACTGGGACGCGGCGATCCGGGATGTGCTGGACTGGCTGCCGCTGCGGCGGTAG
- a CDS encoding MarR family transcriptional regulator has translation MSDPVFNDKEEAGQLDQSVGFLMGVAYRRISLLLQQRLKPWEITSEQWSMLFRVCEREGLIQKELADWSAKDKPTTTRILDNLEAKGLIERRPDDRDRRSLRIHASDAGRRLIDETVTVEAEAVAGITAGMRIEEQEMLRRLIRQLIRNANSQLEVT, from the coding sequence ATGTCGGACCCGGTATTCAACGATAAGGAAGAAGCAGGACAATTGGATCAGTCCGTCGGCTTTCTGATGGGGGTCGCTTATCGCAGAATCAGCCTGCTCCTGCAGCAGCGGCTGAAGCCCTGGGAGATTACGAGCGAGCAGTGGTCGATGCTGTTCCGCGTGTGCGAGCGGGAAGGGCTGATCCAAAAGGAGCTGGCCGATTGGTCCGCCAAGGATAAGCCGACGACGACGCGGATTCTGGACAATCTCGAAGCCAAGGGCCTGATCGAGAGGCGTCCGGACGACAGGGATCGCCGTTCCTTGAGGATCCATGCGAGCGATGCAGGCCGCCGTCTCATCGACGAGACGGTTACCGTAGAGGCTGAGGCGGTTGCCGGGATTACGGCAGGGATGCGGATCGAGGAGCAGGAGATGCTGCGCCGCTTGATCCGTCAGCTTATCCGCAACGCGAATTCACAACTGGAGGTAACCTGA
- a CDS encoding MFS transporter has protein sequence MTNDAGNAGRLWTRSFIVLTLGAFLLFLSLQMLLSPLPSYVKDRFDPGSFVISLVTSLFALAAIASRFGTAWLLRRVGRNTILFFGLGLAAASTALYGEAAGIGMLLLLRVLFGIGFGMASTVLPTIVTQIIPPSRLGEGVGYFGLSTSIAMSLGPMIGLSIMGSFGFESLSLTGGAAALLIIPLLLVLRAIPPLPSAAKPGLSAAADSSAAQRRSGSIWMPAALNALMAVTYGSVLSYIVLFGEERHLANVGLFFLFNAVTVLLVRPISGRLFDRHGPAVVLIPGAVVLMASLTLLSYSQHMGLLIVSALLYGLGFGSIQPSAQAWMLRSTPRERHASANSLFYNSTDFGVACGSMVLGAAASALGYAAMYRFSAGVMGLFLVVYLIYWTASKKSAASAAAAK, from the coding sequence ATGACGAATGATGCCGGCAACGCGGGCCGATTATGGACCCGCTCTTTTATTGTTCTTACGCTTGGAGCTTTCCTGCTGTTCCTCAGCCTTCAAATGCTGCTCTCGCCTTTGCCGTCCTATGTGAAAGACCGGTTCGATCCAGGCTCCTTCGTCATCAGCCTGGTGACGAGCCTGTTCGCCCTGGCGGCGATCGCCTCCCGCTTCGGTACGGCATGGCTGCTGCGGCGCGTAGGCCGAAACACGATTCTGTTCTTCGGCCTCGGTCTGGCCGCAGCATCGACCGCTCTCTACGGCGAAGCTGCCGGCATCGGAATGCTGCTGCTGCTGCGGGTGCTGTTCGGAATCGGATTCGGCATGGCGAGCACGGTGCTGCCGACGATCGTGACGCAGATCATTCCCCCGTCCCGGCTTGGCGAGGGCGTCGGTTATTTCGGACTGTCCACCAGCATCGCGATGTCGCTCGGCCCGATGATCGGGTTGTCCATCATGGGCTCCTTCGGATTCGAATCGCTTTCGCTGACCGGAGGCGCTGCCGCGCTGCTCATCATTCCGCTGCTGCTGGTTCTCCGGGCGATCCCGCCCCTGCCGTCCGCGGCCAAGCCTGGGCTGTCCGCAGCTGCAGATTCTTCGGCCGCCCAGCGCCGCTCCGGAAGCATCTGGATGCCGGCCGCGCTCAATGCGCTCATGGCCGTCACATACGGATCCGTGCTCAGCTACATCGTTCTCTTCGGCGAGGAGCGCCATCTGGCGAACGTAGGCTTGTTCTTCCTGTTCAATGCGGTGACCGTGCTGCTTGTGCGGCCGATCTCGGGGAGGCTGTTCGACCGGCACGGGCCAGCCGTCGTTCTTATTCCCGGCGCCGTCGTCCTCATGGCGAGCTTGACTCTCCTGTCCTACTCCCAGCATATGGGGCTGCTGATCGTGTCGGCTCTGCTGTACGGACTCGGCTTCGGTTCCATACAGCCATCGGCGCAAGCATGGATGCTGCGCTCGACTCCCCGCGAGCGGCATGCCTCGGCGAACAGCCTGTTTTATAATTCCACCGATTTCGGCGTCGCATGCGGCTCGATGGTGCTTGGGGCGGCTGCATCTGCGCTCGGCTATGCGGCGATGTATCGTTTTTCGGCTGGAGTCATGGGCCTTTTCCTCGTCGTCTATCTCATCTACTGGACGGCCTCGAAGAAGAGCGCCGCATCGGCGGCTGCAGCAAAATAG
- a CDS encoding DUF2306 domain-containing protein encodes MSRTKVKISWGPVLLAAIAACVIGYSLLKNYVFDPRADFFLGVKTGLNQVVPVPAWLGAMRVHVAFACLAAASGALNFSSRLRRRSVRLHRANGYAYLISILAVSLTSGYLAPYATGGKWASIPFNLLNIAWPALAVISIRHARQGRYMAHREWMLRSYVFCFTNSCIHFFAFVLYRGAGVPYEASYIAGVYAAIAFLAAAAELFIRLRRSYADGGALPGA; translated from the coding sequence TTGTCCAGAACAAAGGTGAAAATCAGCTGGGGACCCGTCCTGCTTGCCGCCATCGCCGCTTGCGTCATCGGATATTCCCTGCTCAAAAATTACGTCTTCGATCCCCGCGCCGACTTTTTCCTTGGCGTCAAAACCGGCCTGAATCAGGTCGTGCCTGTGCCGGCCTGGCTGGGAGCCATGCGCGTGCATGTCGCTTTCGCCTGTCTGGCGGCAGCCTCGGGAGCTCTCAATTTCTCTTCCCGGCTGCGCCGCCGCAGCGTCAGGCTGCATCGCGCCAACGGCTATGCCTACCTGATCTCGATTCTGGCCGTATCCCTGACCTCGGGCTACCTTGCGCCTTACGCGACCGGAGGAAAATGGGCAAGCATTCCGTTCAACCTGCTCAACATCGCCTGGCCCGCGCTGGCCGTCATCTCCATCCGCCATGCCCGACAAGGCCGGTACATGGCGCACCGGGAGTGGATGCTGCGCAGCTATGTCTTCTGCTTCACCAATTCCTGCATCCATTTCTTCGCTTTCGTTCTCTATCGCGGAGCAGGTGTTCCCTACGAGGCCAGCTACATCGCCGGCGTATATGCCGCCATCGCTTTTCTTGCGGCGGCTGCGGAGCTGTTCATCCGGCTCCGGCGCTCCTACGCCGACGGCGGCGCCTTGCCCGGAGCCTAG
- a CDS encoding carbohydrate ABC transporter permease — MTPISRGERAFNAANIIFFILLMALMIYPFWYMVMASVSDPDLTASGGLFLLPAGFSSTAYQAVFQNVSILSGFKVTIITTVAGTLVGTFFSAGMAYAVSKKRLRGGKFFSLLILFTMLFSGGLVPSYLLVKMLGLIDSYGAFILPGAIGAWNIFVMISFFRGIPDELEEAAKIDGANDLTVFFQIVLPLSKPVLATVGLFIAVGYWNDFFSSVLYATEKDMWQLQMVLKDLISNTSQAISQAGISVAVQQQVNPFTVKMASILVSSAPILAVYPFLQKHFVKGALIGSVKG, encoded by the coding sequence ATGACGCCGATATCGAGAGGCGAACGCGCCTTCAATGCCGCCAACATCATCTTTTTCATCCTGCTGATGGCGCTGATGATCTATCCGTTCTGGTACATGGTCATGGCTTCGGTCAGCGATCCGGATCTGACGGCGAGCGGCGGCCTGTTCCTCCTGCCTGCCGGCTTCTCGTCGACCGCATACCAGGCTGTGTTCCAGAATGTCTCGATCCTGTCCGGCTTCAAGGTGACGATCATCACGACGGTCGCCGGCACGCTCGTCGGCACGTTCTTCTCCGCGGGGATGGCTTACGCCGTCTCCAAGAAGCGGCTGCGCGGCGGCAAGTTCTTCTCCCTGCTCATCCTGTTCACGATGCTGTTCAGCGGCGGACTGGTGCCCTCTTACCTGCTCGTCAAGATGCTCGGCCTGATCGACTCGTACGGCGCGTTCATCCTGCCCGGCGCGATCGGCGCCTGGAACATTTTCGTCATGATCAGCTTTTTCCGGGGCATTCCCGACGAGCTGGAGGAGGCGGCCAAGATCGACGGGGCGAACGACCTGACGGTGTTCTTCCAGATCGTGCTGCCGCTCTCCAAGCCGGTGCTGGCGACGGTCGGCCTGTTCATCGCAGTCGGCTACTGGAACGACTTCTTCTCCTCCGTGCTGTATGCGACGGAGAAGGACATGTGGCAGCTGCAAATGGTGCTCAAGGACCTGATCAGCAACACGTCGCAGGCGATCTCCCAGGCCGGAATCTCGGTCGCCGTCCAGCAGCAGGTCAATCCGTTCACCGTCAAGATGGCGTCCATCCTCGTGTCGAGCGCTCCGATTCTGGCTGTGTATCCTTTCCTGCAAAAGCATTTCGTGAAAGGGGCCTTGATCGGCTCCGTGAAAGGCTGA
- a CDS encoding DUF202 domain-containing protein → MTMEQEAKYTQQHLANERTFLAWVRTSIAMIGLGFIAAGLVLQTEVLGRSGRLVASAGGIGSVIMGAVVLLLAARDYFQKRRGINEERFRSPVLLVWIVSVTLGLISLLLIVLVFMMVL, encoded by the coding sequence ATGACGATGGAGCAGGAAGCGAAGTATACCCAGCAGCATCTGGCCAACGAACGGACTTTTCTCGCCTGGGTGAGAACGAGCATCGCGATGATCGGCCTCGGCTTCATCGCCGCGGGACTTGTGCTTCAGACGGAGGTGCTCGGCCGTTCGGGCCGGCTCGTCGCTTCCGCCGGCGGCATCGGCTCGGTCATCATGGGAGCCGTCGTCCTGCTGCTGGCTGCCAGGGATTATTTCCAGAAGCGCAGAGGGATCAACGAGGAGCGGTTCCGCTCTCCCGTCCTACTCGTCTGGATCGTCTCCGTCACGCTCGGGCTGATCAGCCTGCTGCTGATCGTTCTCGTCTTCATGATGGTTTTGTGA
- a CDS encoding SDR family oxidoreductase, whose product MKHAFVTGADRGLGFDLTLELLERGYTVFAGRYMPDWGALDGVPEGRRDRLHVLELDVSDPASVEKAAAAVSGKTESLDLIVNNAGISGDKEGSIFGDIHYEHLNRMYAVNAVGPLRVVQALSGLLLKGADKLVVNISSEAGQINQAWREGWYGYCMSKAALNIQSNIVHNELKGHGGKVLVLHPGWMKSYMGGVLSTEGDLTTAEAAEQIAGTIQRYLEDPEERKHPDFRDYAGREMSWT is encoded by the coding sequence ATGAAACATGCCTTTGTAACCGGAGCGGACAGAGGGCTCGGCTTCGATCTGACGCTGGAGCTTCTTGAAAGGGGATACACGGTATTCGCCGGACGGTATATGCCGGATTGGGGGGCGCTGGACGGCGTTCCGGAAGGACGGAGGGACCGTCTTCATGTCCTGGAATTGGACGTCTCGGATCCCGCCAGCGTAGAGAAGGCCGCAGCGGCCGTATCCGGGAAGACGGAGAGCCTCGACCTGATCGTCAACAATGCCGGCATCAGCGGCGACAAGGAAGGGTCCATTTTCGGCGACATCCATTACGAGCATCTGAACCGGATGTACGCTGTCAACGCGGTCGGTCCGCTGCGCGTCGTCCAGGCGCTGAGCGGCCTGCTGCTGAAGGGAGCGGACAAGCTTGTGGTGAACATTTCATCGGAGGCCGGCCAGATCAATCAAGCCTGGCGCGAAGGCTGGTACGGATATTGCATGTCCAAGGCGGCTCTCAACATCCAGTCCAACATCGTCCATAACGAGCTCAAGGGACATGGAGGCAAGGTGCTTGTGCTTCACCCGGGATGGATGAAGAGTTACATGGGCGGAGTCCTCAGCACGGAAGGCGATCTCACGACGGCGGAGGCGGCGGAGCAGATCGCAGGCACGATCCAGCGTTATCTCGAAGATCCTGAAGAGCGCAAGCACCCTGATTTTCGGGATTATGCCGGGCGCGAGATGAGCTGGACTTGA
- a CDS encoding ThuA domain-containing protein: protein MTGSAKALLLGDQTHAAYHPLEPAEQELRGVLKDMQVEATEDYGCLSTEGLAGYDLLISYSDLWRVKKSRGQVAALLRYVSGGGGLLVVHNGISLQADPELAQLIGAHFTGHPDYGPLAFSVKQDAEAHPVMQGIRAFTMDEEPYRFTMDPIGPAQILMEYSHEGSGWPAAWAHEFGLGKVVYLMPGHHRQSFLHPEYRRLIAQAAAWAARA from the coding sequence ATGACCGGATCGGCAAAGGCGCTGCTGCTCGGCGATCAGACCCATGCGGCCTATCATCCGCTGGAGCCGGCTGAGCAGGAGCTGCGCGGAGTGTTGAAGGATATGCAGGTGGAGGCGACGGAGGATTACGGCTGTCTGTCGACGGAAGGGCTGGCAGGCTATGACCTGCTGATCTCCTATTCCGATCTCTGGCGGGTGAAGAAGTCCCGCGGACAAGTGGCGGCGCTGCTGAGGTACGTCAGCGGGGGAGGGGGGCTGCTTGTCGTCCATAACGGCATCTCGCTGCAGGCGGACCCCGAGCTGGCCCAGCTGATCGGCGCCCATTTCACCGGCCACCCCGATTACGGTCCTTTGGCGTTTTCGGTGAAGCAGGATGCGGAGGCTCATCCCGTCATGCAGGGAATCCGGGCATTTACGATGGACGAGGAGCCTTACCGCTTCACGATGGATCCGATCGGTCCTGCCCAAATCCTGATGGAATACAGCCATGAGGGGAGCGGCTGGCCAGCCGCGTGGGCGCATGAATTCGGCCTTGGCAAGGTCGTCTATTTGATGCCCGGACATCATCGGCAGTCGTTCCTGCACCCGGAATACCGCAGGCTGATCGCCCAGGCGGCGGCATGGGCCGCAAGAGCATGA
- a CDS encoding alpha/beta fold hydrolase, giving the protein MPMLDMPLEELRRYEGRNPRPADFDAYWERALAEMKAIDPQVELVPAAFQVPHAECFDLYFTGVKGARIHAKYVRPKNIPQPHPALLHFHGYSGHSGDWMDKLGYAALGFSFFSLDVRGQGGSSEDVGGVKGNTLQGHIIRGLDGEPDDLLFRHIFLDTAQLAGIAMGMPEVDPERVGATGWSQGGALTIACAALEPRIKRAAPVYPFLSDYQRVWEMDQAKDAYEELRGYFRRFDPRHRREEEIFTRLGYIDIQHLASRITAEVLLGVGLMDSICPPSTQFAAYNKIASPKSLEIYPDYGHEGLPGLHDDIVQFMLKL; this is encoded by the coding sequence ATGCCGATGCTCGACATGCCGCTCGAGGAGCTGCGCCGATACGAGGGGCGCAATCCGCGCCCGGCCGATTTTGACGCCTATTGGGAGCGCGCGCTGGCAGAGATGAAAGCGATTGATCCTCAAGTGGAGCTGGTGCCGGCAGCGTTCCAGGTGCCGCATGCGGAATGCTTCGACCTGTATTTCACCGGGGTGAAGGGAGCGCGCATCCACGCCAAATACGTGCGTCCCAAAAACATCCCGCAGCCGCATCCGGCGCTGCTTCATTTCCACGGCTATTCCGGCCATTCGGGGGATTGGATGGATAAGCTGGGCTATGCCGCTCTCGGCTTCTCCTTCTTCTCCCTGGATGTCCGCGGCCAAGGAGGCTCCTCGGAGGATGTCGGCGGGGTGAAGGGCAACACGCTGCAAGGGCATATCATCCGCGGTCTCGACGGCGAGCCGGATGACCTGCTGTTCCGGCACATCTTCCTCGACACCGCCCAGCTGGCCGGCATCGCGATGGGCATGCCCGAGGTGGATCCGGAGCGCGTCGGCGCGACCGGCTGGTCGCAGGGCGGAGCCTTGACGATCGCCTGCGCCGCTTTGGAGCCGCGCATCAAGCGCGCCGCTCCGGTCTATCCGTTCCTGAGCGACTATCAGCGGGTGTGGGAGATGGATCAGGCCAAGGACGCGTACGAGGAGCTGCGGGGCTACTTCCGCCGTTTCGATCCCCGGCATCGGCGCGAGGAGGAGATCTTCACCCGCCTGGGCTATATCGACATCCAGCATCTCGCCTCCCGCATCACCGCCGAGGTGCTGCTCGGCGTCGGCCTGATGGACTCCATCTGCCCGCCGTCGACCCAGTTCGCCGCCTACAACAAGATCGCCTCGCCCAAGTCTCTGGAGATCTACCCGGATTACGGACATGAGGGACTGCCTGGCCTGCATGACGACATCGTGCAGTTCATGCTGAAGCTGTAA
- a CDS encoding ABC transporter permease subunit, whose product MAVTKPAVLAGERTRAARGSLLKDIARDRYLYLLLLPGLLLVLVFKYMPMYGVVIAFQEYNIYKGISGSEWVGFDQFTRLFHSPDFGEILGNTIVISLYKLAASFTLPIVLALLLNELRSKLFKRFAQSVVYLPHFISWVIFSGILITFLNPVDGLINTIIQNFGGRPIDFLGDVRYFRSVLVISDVYKEIGWGTIIYLAAIAGVNADLYEAARIDGAGKLKQTWHVTLPAIRPVILILLILSLANILEAGFQQIFLLYSPLVYDVADIIDTYVYRVGIQEANYSYATAAGLFKSAVAMALILSVNTIVKKSGQEGLW is encoded by the coding sequence ATGGCTGTTACGAAACCGGCCGTCTTGGCCGGCGAGCGGACGCGGGCGGCCCGCGGCTCGCTGCTGAAGGATATCGCGCGGGACCGCTATCTGTACCTGCTGCTGCTGCCGGGCCTGCTGCTGGTGCTGGTGTTCAAGTACATGCCCATGTACGGCGTCGTCATCGCGTTCCAGGAGTACAACATCTACAAAGGCATCTCCGGCAGCGAATGGGTCGGCTTCGACCAGTTCACCCGCCTGTTCCATTCCCCGGACTTCGGGGAGATCCTGGGCAACACGATCGTCATCAGCCTCTACAAGCTGGCCGCTTCCTTCACGCTGCCGATCGTGCTGGCGCTGCTGCTGAACGAGCTGCGGAGCAAGCTGTTCAAGCGCTTCGCCCAATCGGTCGTCTATTTGCCGCATTTCATCTCCTGGGTCATTTTCTCGGGCATCCTCATCACGTTCCTCAATCCGGTCGACGGCCTGATCAATACGATCATCCAGAACTTCGGCGGCAGGCCGATCGACTTCCTCGGCGACGTGCGGTACTTCCGCTCCGTACTCGTCATCAGCGACGTCTACAAGGAGATCGGCTGGGGCACGATCATCTACCTGGCTGCAATCGCCGGCGTCAACGCGGATCTGTACGAGGCGGCCCGCATCGACGGCGCCGGCAAGCTCAAGCAGACCTGGCATGTCACGCTGCCGGCGATCCGCCCGGTCATCCTCATCCTGCTCATCCTGAGCCTCGCGAACATTCTGGAGGCCGGCTTCCAGCAGATTTTCCTCCTGTACAGCCCGCTCGTCTACGATGTCGCCGACATTATCGACACGTACGTGTACCGGGTCGGCATCCAGGAAGCGAACTACAGCTATGCGACGGCGGCGGGACTGTTCAAGTCGGCGGTCGCGATGGCCTTGATTCTGAGCGTGAACACGATCGTCAAAAAAAGCGGCCAGGAAGGCCTGTGGTAA
- a CDS encoding extracellular solute-binding protein, producing the protein MKRTTMLLSVSLAMAVLTTACSGGNGTSNSAAGNGGAADTAASNEGSGAKEASKEPYKIKMALMAGPKTPDSWAEKALEEELAKSMGRPVDVQPVFLPDWSELNTKINLLMSAKDTRPGILWTGDTKEYAKWVDAGIAQDVTPSLQKYGKQILDYYRKDTLFYHWDKSGKIFRIPGDVPEASYMTTILRKDWLDKLGLQVPTTLDEYVEVIRAFANGDPDGNGKKDTYGISGDNYYRSLAPFFYAYGLDVENFVKQPDGSIRFGALDPKVKDVLGLLNKLYKEGVMDPRMTTSANNDDNKVNDIYASGKVGSFYRWVDYFNPGNSVNMSFKKLNPTGEYISVPPMKGPDGFSSDLPDPGIGWCYLVVTDATDVDSAVQVLNTMATPEVFKKITFGNEGEQYKMESGIFTPTIQPEEGSKLGLGNFGWYIQRKDAANIKNTPEVTKMFEDKIATSQPMRDKIVVFKAIERPEWDRYSADIKKVRDELFWGIITGKTPLDAFDKWPAQYEKLGGKKVDEEAAGMFDKEQAERVEYDKWYEENITPYK; encoded by the coding sequence ATGAAACGAACGACAATGCTTCTCTCGGTCTCTCTGGCCATGGCCGTGCTCACGACGGCCTGCTCCGGCGGGAACGGAACCAGCAATTCCGCAGCCGGCAACGGCGGAGCGGCCGACACCGCGGCTTCGAACGAGGGGAGCGGCGCGAAGGAAGCCTCCAAGGAGCCGTACAAGATCAAGATGGCGCTCATGGCCGGTCCCAAAACCCCGGATTCCTGGGCGGAGAAGGCTCTGGAGGAAGAGCTCGCGAAAAGCATGGGGCGGCCGGTCGACGTGCAGCCGGTCTTCCTGCCGGACTGGTCCGAGCTGAACACGAAGATCAACCTGCTCATGAGCGCCAAGGACACCCGTCCCGGCATCCTGTGGACGGGCGACACGAAGGAATATGCGAAATGGGTCGATGCGGGCATCGCGCAGGACGTGACTCCTTCCCTGCAGAAATACGGCAAGCAAATTCTGGATTACTACCGCAAGGACACGCTGTTCTACCACTGGGACAAGAGCGGCAAGATCTTCCGCATTCCCGGCGACGTGCCGGAGGCGAGCTACATGACGACGATTCTGCGCAAGGACTGGCTCGACAAGCTGGGGCTGCAGGTGCCGACGACGCTGGACGAATATGTCGAGGTCATCCGGGCATTCGCGAACGGCGATCCCGACGGCAACGGCAAGAAGGATACGTACGGCATCTCCGGCGACAACTACTACCGGTCGCTGGCTCCTTTCTTCTACGCGTACGGTCTCGACGTCGAGAACTTCGTCAAGCAGCCGGACGGCTCCATCCGGTTCGGGGCGCTGGATCCGAAGGTCAAGGATGTGCTGGGGCTGCTCAACAAGCTGTACAAGGAAGGCGTCATGGATCCGCGCATGACGACGAGCGCCAACAACGACGACAACAAGGTCAACGACATCTACGCCTCCGGCAAGGTCGGCTCGTTCTACCGCTGGGTCGACTACTTCAACCCGGGCAACTCCGTCAACATGAGCTTCAAGAAGCTCAATCCGACGGGCGAATACATCTCCGTCCCTCCGATGAAAGGTCCGGACGGCTTCAGCTCCGACCTGCCCGATCCCGGCATCGGCTGGTGCTATCTGGTCGTGACGGACGCGACGGACGTGGACAGCGCCGTCCAGGTGCTGAACACGATGGCGACGCCGGAAGTGTTCAAGAAGATCACCTTCGGCAACGAAGGCGAGCAGTACAAGATGGAGAGCGGCATCTTCACGCCGACGATCCAGCCGGAGGAAGGAAGCAAGCTCGGACTCGGCAACTTCGGCTGGTATATCCAGCGCAAGGACGCGGCGAACATCAAGAACACGCCGGAGGTGACCAAGATGTTCGAGGACAAGATCGCCACCTCCCAGCCGATGCGCGACAAGATCGTCGTCTTCAAGGCAATCGAGCGTCCGGAGTGGGACCGCTACTCGGCTGACATCAAGAAGGTGCGCGACGAGCTGTTCTGGGGCATCATCACCGGCAAGACGCCGCTGGATGCCTTCGACAAGTGGCCGGCCCAGTACGAGAAGCTAGGCGGCAAGAAGGTCGACGAGGAAGCGGCGGGAATGTTCGACAAGGAGCAGGCCGAGCGCGTCGAGTACGACAAATGGTATGAAGAGAACATCACGCCGTATAAATAA